Proteins from a genomic interval of Paenibacillus lentus:
- a CDS encoding LutB/LldF family L-lactate oxidation iron-sulfur protein — translation MSAKNPMAVDVKARAELSLNDDFLRKAVRFTTERLRNGKLNAAEEMGNWEAWRERGREIRLHTIANLDYYLNLFVENARSNGVHIHFADDAAEAVDISLKIAKRKQVKTVVKSKSMVTEELHLNEALAEEGIEAIETDLGEYIIQLAGEGPSHIVIPAIHKNRYQIAELLSKEAGEPLAADTPVLAGFVRKKLREMFLEADIGITGCNFAIAETGSMVLFENEGNARMVSTVPKTQITFMGMERIIPSFADLEVMATLLPRSATGQKLTMYMSGITGPRKPQDADGPDEMHIIIVDNGRSLQLGDPEFQELLHCIRCGACLNACPVYRHIGGHAYGGTYSGPIGAVLTPALNGNVNEWNDIASASSLCGACYEACPVKIPLHDMLVSLRRRKVEQGQGNRLETAGMKGFAAIVGNSKRFVAAVKVAQIGQKTVVREGGIPLKLGPLRGWNSYRIAPAIAKRTFRQRWAELEQELKEFSGVHAAHVFKTADNTGSSSVIDPAIRARMESIIQRRQMGGEHAE, via the coding sequence ATGAGTGCAAAGAATCCAATGGCCGTCGATGTAAAAGCAAGAGCTGAATTGTCCTTGAACGATGACTTCCTGCGTAAGGCGGTGCGTTTTACGACGGAGCGGCTGAGAAACGGCAAGCTGAATGCCGCTGAGGAGATGGGCAACTGGGAGGCGTGGCGTGAAAGAGGCCGTGAAATCCGCCTGCATACGATAGCCAACCTGGACTATTATTTGAATTTATTCGTAGAAAACGCCCGGTCGAACGGGGTGCACATCCACTTTGCAGACGACGCTGCCGAGGCCGTGGATATTTCCCTGAAGATCGCAAAGCGCAAGCAGGTGAAAACCGTCGTGAAATCAAAATCAATGGTCACGGAGGAGCTGCATTTAAACGAGGCGTTAGCGGAGGAAGGCATCGAAGCCATCGAGACGGATCTGGGCGAATATATTATTCAGCTGGCCGGAGAAGGGCCATCCCATATCGTTATACCGGCGATTCATAAGAACCGATATCAGATTGCTGAGCTGCTATCCAAAGAAGCCGGCGAGCCTTTGGCAGCCGACACGCCGGTGCTTGCGGGCTTCGTGCGCAAGAAGCTGCGCGAAATGTTTTTGGAAGCCGATATCGGCATTACCGGATGCAACTTTGCGATTGCCGAGACGGGCTCCATGGTGCTCTTCGAGAATGAAGGCAATGCGCGCATGGTGTCTACGGTGCCAAAGACGCAAATTACGTTTATGGGCATGGAACGGATTATCCCTTCTTTCGCAGATTTGGAAGTCATGGCTACCCTGCTGCCTCGCTCGGCTACCGGACAGAAGCTGACGATGTATATGTCAGGCATAACAGGGCCGCGCAAGCCACAGGATGCGGACGGTCCTGATGAAATGCATATTATTATCGTAGATAACGGGCGCTCTTTGCAGCTTGGCGATCCTGAATTCCAGGAGCTGCTCCACTGTATTCGCTGCGGCGCCTGTCTTAATGCGTGCCCTGTATATCGGCACATTGGGGGCCATGCTTACGGGGGCACTTACAGCGGCCCGATTGGCGCCGTTCTGACCCCCGCTCTCAATGGCAACGTCAACGAGTGGAATGACATTGCTAGTGCATCGAGTCTTTGCGGGGCGTGCTATGAAGCCTGTCCCGTTAAAATTCCATTGCATGACATGCTTGTCTCTCTACGTAGGCGCAAGGTTGAGCAGGGGCAGGGAAATAGATTGGAAACTGCCGGGATGAAGGGCTTTGCCGCGATCGTCGGGAATTCCAAACGGTTTGTGGCAGCTGTGAAGGTAGCGCAAATCGGACAGAAGACTGTTGTCCGGGAAGGCGGCATACCGTTGAAGCTTGGGCCGCTCAGAGGATGGAACAGCTACCGTATTGCTCCTGCTATTGCCAAGCGCACCTTTCGGCAGCGCTGGGCTGAGTTGGAGCAGGAGCTGAAGGAATTCAGCGGGGTTCATGCTGCTCACGTTTTCAAAACAGCCGACAATACAGGATCATCGAGCGTAATAGATCCGGCTATTCGTGCACGGATGGAGAGCATCATCCAGCGGAGACAGATGGGAGGAGAGCATGCTGAATAG
- a CDS encoding LutC/YkgG family protein: MLNSSHEHDQDDWLDRMETESRTKQKQFISRIAARLKRPRMIEAPTHPFRGAPEFWKSFQWSEQERIKQFTQNFISVGGHVVHLASMEEVSAFIVDKARELQAKYLVRQNEPDLDELHLDSKLSDAKVTVWNSNNETPSYWKERSAEADIGIVIADQAVAFTGSVVVTSSPHKGRSVSLLPTVLMIIIPVERLKTRLGEVLLQFDELDAGQLPAGIHFISGPSRSSDIENDLTIGVHGPGIVYALLVGSNDFG; this comes from the coding sequence ATGCTGAATAGTTCTCATGAACATGACCAGGACGACTGGCTGGACAGAATGGAGACGGAGTCAAGAACGAAGCAAAAGCAGTTTATAAGTCGGATTGCAGCTCGGTTAAAGCGGCCGCGAATGATAGAGGCTCCGACTCATCCATTTCGAGGAGCGCCGGAATTCTGGAAGTCCTTCCAGTGGAGTGAGCAGGAACGCATTAAGCAGTTCACGCAAAATTTCATTAGCGTAGGAGGCCATGTTGTCCACTTAGCCTCCATGGAGGAGGTAAGTGCTTTTATCGTAGACAAAGCTCGCGAACTTCAGGCAAAATATCTCGTCAGACAAAACGAGCCTGATCTAGACGAGCTTCATCTGGACTCGAAGCTCTCGGATGCGAAGGTTACCGTATGGAATTCTAATAATGAAACGCCATCCTATTGGAAGGAGCGCTCAGCGGAAGCTGACATCGGAATCGTTATTGCCGATCAAGCGGTTGCCTTTACGGGTTCTGTTGTTGTTACGTCTTCCCCACATAAAGGACGTTCGGTGAGTCTGCTTCCTACCGTTCTTATGATTATCATACCGGTGGAACGGCTCAAGACGAGGCTGGGTGAGGTATTGCTGCAATTCGATGAGCTTGACGCCGGCCAGCTGCCAGCGGGCATTCATTTTATATCTGGGCCAAGCCGCTCTTCAGATATTGAGAACGACCTGACCATAGGCGTACATGGCCCCGGAATTGTGTATGCGCTCCTTGTCGGTTCCAACGATTTTGGATAG
- a CDS encoding metallophosphoesterase — translation MFALMGIIALILYSSLVFYVSRSCWSWMREKTPSWFKYVYIGLIVLLSTSFILGRIGEDLVMFQILGAYWMAVFCLLFLVLPVVHVSLWLLRLTKLSRSTAKKGAGLVVLGTLLTAIAYGTFNAYSPVVREYRVEIQKPAPAAVEQLNIVMAADMHFGQLSGRQHAERLVEQINALEPDIVLFPGDIVDDDLRPYEEKGIDHILSSISARYGVYAALGNHDRYRGQMDHFINVLEQGNMTVLYDEAIMINDSFTLIGRKDRIDRERAPLSKLMEGIDNSKPLILLDHQPYDLDIAEQEGIDLMLSGHTHRGQIAPAHLITGLLFENDWGHVQKGSMHSIVTSGFGFWGPPIRIGSRSEIVQIHVTFSEE, via the coding sequence ATGTTCGCTTTGATGGGTATTATTGCACTTATTCTTTACAGCTCGTTAGTATTTTATGTTAGTCGCAGCTGCTGGAGTTGGATGAGAGAAAAAACACCTTCCTGGTTCAAATACGTATACATAGGGCTCATTGTACTGCTGTCCACTTCTTTTATTTTAGGCAGAATAGGTGAGGACTTGGTCATGTTCCAGATTCTCGGTGCATACTGGATGGCCGTATTTTGTTTGCTCTTCCTTGTTCTACCGGTGGTCCATGTCAGCTTATGGCTGCTGCGTCTAACCAAGCTATCGCGCTCCACGGCGAAAAAGGGGGCGGGGCTAGTGGTGCTGGGAACGTTATTAACAGCTATCGCTTACGGCACTTTTAACGCCTACAGTCCAGTTGTTCGTGAGTATCGCGTGGAAATTCAGAAGCCTGCTCCAGCAGCAGTAGAGCAATTGAACATCGTTATGGCGGCAGATATGCACTTTGGACAGTTATCGGGGAGGCAGCATGCGGAGAGGCTCGTAGAGCAAATTAATGCCCTAGAACCCGACATCGTATTATTTCCGGGCGATATCGTGGATGACGATCTTCGTCCGTACGAGGAAAAAGGAATCGATCATATTTTGAGCAGCATCTCGGCTAGGTATGGTGTATATGCGGCTTTAGGCAACCATGATCGCTACCGCGGGCAGATGGATCATTTTATCAATGTTCTTGAACAGGGCAATATGACCGTTTTGTATGATGAGGCCATTATGATTAACGATAGCTTCACACTTATTGGCCGTAAGGACCGGATTGATCGAGAACGGGCTCCACTAAGCAAGCTAATGGAGGGAATTGATAACTCTAAACCGCTTATCCTTCTTGACCATCAGCCCTATGATCTGGATATCGCCGAGCAGGAGGGGATCGACCTAATGCTGTCGGGGCATACCCATCGCGGGCAGATCGCCCCGGCACATCTCATTACCGGACTGTTGTTTGAGAATGACTGGGGCCATGTGCAGAAGGGCTCCATGCATTCCATTGTAACGTCCGGATTCGGCTTCTGGGGGCCTCCCATCCGTATTGGCAGTCGATCGGAAATCGTGCAAATTCATGTTACGTTTAGTGAAGAATAA